A single genomic interval of Argopecten irradians isolate NY chromosome 8, Ai_NY, whole genome shotgun sequence harbors:
- the LOC138329434 gene encoding polyubiquitin-C-like, with protein sequence MERAHDKGTFPPLNNNLTAYGMFPRPTHDMAKQREHHDYFLQPFQENDEYDSESYSDDSFDDNILYPILSVPGTNGQSIGVWSYLKFESIAIFSPSSGDTMQKIVKYAEQNLSYQRDQHKLMMLAPGQLSPIDIKTVYSVRPGSVIMILPESYAFVTVDIGQLNASFTLTVDLTMTVYKIKSLVKKMKGIPIDRQEILYRDKALENYHRLLEYRVTNKCTLYVMIQAHFDLLINIETFWGKTYRFYVDPCCTGTDVIYTVFNRTFSRGRPEDAGIHELYVPIHALVLQYRNSFVNSDYCLAYLGIPTGDTLTLTTVGHRSNLNLQSISVVTESGERYGITVSKYDRWSILAFMLHGLTNVPVDLIRLYKDSQRMELSSVIGDLPNNTIVMMNIVLTHMDSDLVFGVPLRVNLGHGIIENIRVTPNKTIKSVKKKLERLGVPNATQYELVTGNKKLVNKALVQNVVLDVKSPLLLQLDTFPVFAHTADGIIYKTNANVRQTIGEFKKKIQEKSSHSMSSCRIIMAGEELSGKDTSNLYEAGVNVKSSLFIKTNHSTHCFFIVGNNWMVKVRVPVRPTSDDIRQSIWETKKVPESSMNCILTLLHWFFMPRMSGKNFVPVQRRIKKRMPVAKESLIPMTESELAIETDYMLEKRKERFHPVVLSAAHSVHSKEGEVTSRSLNNNAFASTLIQTHVRPQFEPTQFLDHKDHNSTQGDKGKPHTNYRKDNGLGVIPRLKNPPWVGDLQRKNKANRLNLSDFDNAPEFMFSNSKKKKPQFEARSVPERLPGILQCDPNRHNHPHRFKGSRSHHNPHTHRKAGSDGDAGERVFLTKPFKLVDLSPKRKRRV encoded by the exons ATGGAGCGAGCACACGATAAAGGAACATTTCCTCCCCTCAATAATAATCTAACAGCCTACGGAATG TTTCCGAGGCCTACACATGACATGGCTAAACAAAGAGAACACCATGACTACTTCCTGCAGCCATTCCAGGAGAATGACGAGTACGACTCAGAATCTTATTCCGATGACAGTTTTGATGACAACATACTCTACCCCATACTGAGTGTCCCTGGAACAAATGGACAAAGCATAGGAGTCTGGTCCTACCTGAAGTTTGAAAGCATTGCCATATTCTCGCCAAGTTCAGGTGACACCATGCAGAAAATTGTAAAGTATGCCGAGCAGAATTTATCGTACCAGCGCGACCAACATAAGTTAATGATGCTGGCTCCTGGTCAGTTGTCGCCGATAGACATTAAAACGGTGTACAGTGTGCGACCTGGATCGGTCATCATGATCCTTCCAGAGTCTTATGCTTTTGTTACAGTGGACATCGGTCAGTTAAACGCAAGCTTTACTCTCACTGTGGACCTTACAATGAcagtttacaaaataaaatctttagTGAAAAAGATGAAAGGAATTCCGATAGATCGTCAGGAGATTCTGTACCGTGACAAAGCTCTGGAGAATTACCACAGACTACTAGAGTACCGCGTCACCAACAAGTGTACATTATATGTGATGATACAGGCCCATTTTGACCTACTGATCAACATCGAGACATTCTGGGGGAAAACCTACAGATTCTATGTCGACCCCTGCTGTACAGGGACAGACGTCATATACACAGTGTTCAATCGCACATTCAGTCGTGGTAGACCGGAGGATGCTGGGATACATGAACTTTACGTACCCATCCATGCCTTGGTTCTACAATACAGAAATAGTTTTGTAAACTCAGACTACTGTCTTGCGTACCTTGGCATTCCCACAGGGGATACTCTAACCCTAACAACAGTTGGTCATCGCAGCAACCTGAATCTCCAGTCTATTTCCGTGGTAACCGAATCAGGTGAAAGATACGGAATTACAGTTTCAAAGTACGACAGGTGGTCCATCCTTGCATTTATGCTTCATGGACTTACAAACGTACCAGTTGACCTCATACGACTCTACAAAGACAGTCAAAGGATGGAGCTTTCTTCCGTGATTGGGGATCTCCCAAATAACACCATCGTCATGATGAACATTGTTTTGACACATATGGACAGTGATCTAGTCTTTGGTGTACCCCTAAGAGTTAACCTTGGCCATGGTATTATTGAGAACATTCGCGTCACcccaaacaaaacaataaaatctGTGAAGAAGAAGCTTGAGCGACTGGGCGTGCCTAATGCCACACAGTATGAGCTTGTGACAGGCAACAAGAAACTTGTGAATAAAGCATTGGTCCAAAATGTTGTACTGGATGTTAAGTCCCCACTTCTTCTCCAACTTGACACATTTCCTGTATTTGCTCATACTGCTGATGGGATTATATACAAAACTAATGCCAACGTTCGACAAACTATTGGagaattcaaaaagaaaatcCAGGAAAAATCCTCACATTCAATGTCATCTTGTCGCATTATAATGGCAGGAGAGGAACTGTCTGGAAAAGACACTAGTAACTTATACGAGGCTGGAGTCAACGTCAAATCATCATTGtttatcaaaacaaatcatAGCACACATTGCTTCTTTATCGTCGGTAACAACTGGATGGTAAAGGTGCGAGTTCCTGTACGACCAACGTCAGACGACATTCGTCAGAGCATCTGGGAAACCAAGAAAGTGCCTGAGAGCAGTATGAACTGTATACTAACACTTCTACATTGGTTCTTCATGCCACGCATGTCAGGCAAAAACTTTGTTCCAGTGCAGCGTCGTATTAAGAAAAGAATGCCTGTAGCTAAAGAGTCATTGATTCCAATGACAGAGAGTGAACTAGCAATAGAAACTGATTACATGCTCGAGAAAAGAAAGGAAAGGTTCCATCCTGTGGTTCTGTCTGCAGCACATTCTGTACATTCAAAGGAAGGCGAGGTCACCTCTAGGTCGTTAAACAACAATGCTTTTGCAAGCACTCTCATTCAGACCCATGTCCGTCCTCAGTTTGAGCCAACACAGTTTCTAGATCACAAAGACCACAATTCTACACAGGGAGACAAAGGAAAACCGCACACAAATTACCGCAAAGACAATGGCCTTGGTGTTATCCCGAGGTTAAAGAATCCACCATGGGTCGGAGACCTTCAACGTAAAAACAAAGCCAACCGTCTCAACCTGTCTGATTTTGACAATGCACCAGAATTCATGTTTAGCAATTCAAAAAAGAAGAAGCCTCAATTTGAGGCAC